A region of the Candidatus Lokiarchaeota archaeon genome:
TATTCTACCACCATGAATCAGGTGTATTGAACCTGCATACTCCTTCCTTCGAGAATATTCCCGCCGATTCTATGATTTGCGCAATTCTTGGAGGATTTCTGTGGCTCTCTCAGTGTTTATCTTTCCTTCCTTCACTAGGATATCTGCTACTTTCTGAATTTCTTCACCTGAAGCTCCTGCTGTAGCTGCAACATTTCTTGCGTGCAAAGCCATATGTCCTTCTTGTATGCCTTCTGATGCCAGAGCTCGCAAGGCAGCAAGATTCTGAGCGAGTCCTACACTGGCAACTACTTCTGCCAGTTCATCTGCGGTATCCACACCCAGAATATCAACGCATGCCCTAGCAACAGGATGCACTTTTGTGGCTCCACCAACAAGACCGACCGCGAGTGGCAGTTCAATTGACCCAATTAGGTTCCCATCCTTACCTTTCTCGTACTTGGTAAGGCTGCTATAGCCTCCTATTGCTGCGTAGCTGTGTGCTCCAGATTCGATTGCTCGGAAATCATTTCCAGTTGCTATTATTACTGCGTCTATTCCATTCATGACGCCCTTGTTGTGAGTTGCACATCTGTAGGGATCTGCTTCTGCAAACGCCCAAGCATCAAGAATTCCATCGACAACTTGTTCTCCACCTAGCTCTTCTGCATCGAATTTCGCACTAGCATGGACGAGTCGTCTATCTGCAAGATTTGAAAGGATTCGTAAAAGCACTTGTCCGCCCGTGATTTCTTCAATTAGTGGAGCGACTGCTTCAGCCATTGTGTTGACAGCATTTGCTCCCATGGCATCCTTAGTGTCCACCAAGAGCTCGGCAATCATCATGGGCCCCCGTCGAGTATGAATGACTCGTGTCCGAAGGTCCTTGGCGCCTCCACCTAGTTTGACAAGAATCGGGTCTTGTTCATTTGCAAGCTCGAGTATTTCATCCTTAGCATTCAGAACGTCAATGCTCGCAGAATGAGGGGCAGGAACCTTGACCGCTTGAATCTGAGCAATCATCATTGAGTCTCGCTGTACTGCTTTGAAACCACCATGGATTCTGGCAATCTTGGCAGCATGACTTGCTGCAGCAACTACTGAGGGCTCTTCGATTGCCATTGGAACTAGGTAATCGGTGCCGTTGATTTTGAAGTTCGTTGCGATTCCCAAAGGCAGTGTCATAGAGCCAATGACATTTTCAATCATGTGATCTAGAATTCCCATCTCAATTTGTCCTGGGTTGATCAATGGGCCAAGTGTTTCTTCATCAAGGCCGGTCAACTGCATGAGCTTGTCGATTCTCTTCTCTCGGGGGAGATTGTAGAAGCCAGATAACCTCGAATCTTTGACCATACTCAAGAACACCAAATAAGAATCAGCAGTTGGATACTTAATAAGACTGCTGGGGGCGGAAGCATACGTTCTAATGAATGATGCTTCGTTACACTTAAGACAACTCGCATATTGCCTCCCAAATGGTAGTTATCGATGTCCGGAGATAGAGACTTCAGTGATGTTATTTCCGCTTTAGCAATAAAGAGAGGCTTCTTCTGGGGACCATCCCCCGAAATATACGGTGGAAGCTCCGGATTCTATGATTTGGGGCCGCTAGGTAAACTTCTCAAAAATCGCCTTGAGCGAGTAATTAGGAAGGAATTTGTCAAGGCTGATTTCTGGGAAATCGAGAGCCCAACGGTAGCTCCTCGAGAGGTATGGGAAGCTTCGGGACACTTGGAAGGCTTCATCGACCCCATAGTAACCTGTGATAAATGCGGACAAACCTATCGAGCTGATACCCTTATCAAGCAGGAAGCTCCTGATGTGAAAGTCGAAGCCATGAGTCTTGAAGACATGTCTAATACCATTCAAGAGCTTGAAATAGAATGTCCTTCTTGTTCAGGCTCGTTTGGAGAGGTTGAATCATACAATCTTATGCTCAAAACGAGGTTAGGATTAGATCAAGAGGCTTATTTGCGGCCAGAAACGGCAACAACGACCTATCTCCTATTCAAGCGGCTCATGACGTTCTTCAGGGACAAACTGCCTGCATCAGTATTCCAGATTGGCAAAGCCTATAGAAACGAGATTTCACCTCGTCAAGGTCTTCTGAGACTCAGAGAGTTCACTCAAGTGGAAGGTCAGATTTTCATAACAGATGAAGATGAAGAAGACTGGCCTGATTACGAAACCATCAAACAAGTAGAGATGCCTTTGCTTTCTGCTGAGGCCCAGCTTGAGAAAGAAGATGCCGAGGTATCGATGACTGAAGTTGGAGATGCCAAAGAAAACGACCACTTTGAAACTGAAGCTTATGCCTGGTGCGTATATCTAGCATATGAGATATTTAGCGGCATGGGTTTCACTGATTCGAATATGAGACTGCGTCAACATCTACCTGATGAACGTGCTCACTATGCAAAGGATGCTTGGGATGTGGAAATCCACACTGATAGCTTTGGCTGGATTGAGTGCTGTGGTGTTCATGATCGAGGAGATTACGATTTGAAGCGCCATCAGGAATACTCCGGCGAAAGTATGACTGTGAATGTGGGTGACAAGAAGGTCGTGCCAAATGTACTTGAGATTGCTTTCGGTGTTGAACGACCCCTTTACTGTCTTATTGACAACGCCTACAGAAAAGATGAGAAACGTGTATGGCTTAAATTTGAGCCCGAAGTTGCACCGGTTCAAGTAGCTGTATTTCCCTTGATGAGCAAAGATAAGCTGATGAAACCTGCTAGAGAAATCTACGAAGATATCTCTGAGAGCGGTTTGATCTGTCAGTTCGACTACAGCGGCTCAATAGGCCGAAGATATCGGCGGCAGGATGAGATTGGTACTCCATTTTGTATTACCATAGATTATGATACACTTGAAGATAGAACCGTCACAATACGAGAAATTGAAAGCATGAAACAGATTCGCAGACACAAGGATGAGCTAGTATCAGTTCTTACAGACTTGGTTAAAGGGAGAAAGGACTTCCAGGTGTTGCTTGAGCGAGAGAACTAATTCCTACTTGAGGACACCATATTTCCGAGCTTCTGGGAAGAATTCGCGAACATTTTCCTCGAGTAGTGACTTCTGTACAATCACGCCTTTTCGACGCAAGGTCATCTGAATATCTTCAGCAACTTGAGCTGCTGTTTTATCTTTAACATCGAATGTCTGTACCCCTTGCCCCTGCTTTTTGAGTTCTACCGCATCTCCTTCCCTTGTCATCGAGTATCTGGTTCCTGCTATTCTCAATGTTATTCACCATCAATAGTCCGATATACGAAACATTGTAACTTATCTCTATCGCTCGTTAATACTACACCTGATTTTTGGAATTTGAAAAAGAAGAAAAAAGAGATAAGGTATGTAGCTAAGAATCTGCTTGAGGATGTTCGATGAGTGAGGATGTAGAGCCAAAAAAAGAGACCAGAGCAGAAATCGATAGAATATTGGTTGCCGTGGATGGGTCAGAGCACTCAGACAAGGCTGTCAAGTACGCTTGCTCAATAGGGCCTAATATGAACGCAGAGGTAATTCTCCTTCACGTCGTGCCTATGCTTGTATCCGCAACCCCTTATCATGATACGGTTTCAGATCAACCCTTTCTGGCGCTGCAGAAGGTCGGTGAGGATATATTGACAAAGGCCAAAAATCTCGCTTCTAACCTCGATTGCGAGGTCACTGATCTCATTGACCATGGTGATCCTGCGAGTCGTATTATAGAAATCGCAGAAGAGAAAAACGCTGATCTTATCATAATGGGTTCACGAGGTTTGAGTGGTCTTAAGAGGCTCTTTGTTGGCTCAATAAGTGACAAGGTTACTAACCACGCGAAATGTCCTGTTATGCTGGTACGCTGACGAATTTGATGAGGAAACCTTGGACCACCTCCTCGATTCCAGGGTTGTGTTATCATGGCTGGGGTTACCGTCGATATAGGTACATCCAAAATAGTGGTTCGACTGACTAGGTCTGGAACCCCCCCTCCTATTGCTGAGCGGGTTCTTCCGAACCCTCAATCATTTGCTGGTTCTGACATCATATCCCGTGCAAGATACGCTGTTGCATCTTCTTCTCAGGCAAAGAAACTTCGAGCTGTTACTGTCGAGGCAATTGACTCAGCCATACATGACATGCTTCATTATCAAACTCTCGGACGGGAGGAACTGGGCGAGGTCGTGGTAGTTGGCAATACGGTGATGCATCATCTTTTTCATGGCTTAGAACTGGATTCCCTCCTCAGCCATCCCTACACTCCTAGTTCTCGTCGTGTCATCGAAACTTTTGCTCCTACTGCAGGTTTACCGTCTGCGGGCAGCGTTCCGTGCTATTCCCCTGCTGTAATAGCGGCATTTGTCGGATCTGATGCCTCTGCCAACCTAGCTTCTTCAGAGGTCTGGGAATATACGGAACCAGTTCTGATTCTTGATATTGGTGTGAATACAGAAATCCTACTTTGGGATGGAGAGAAATTGTGGGTTGCTTCAGTTGCATCTGGTCCCGCCTTTGAAGGTATGTCTTTTGCTTGTGGTGTAGAAGCTGGGAATGGTGCAATTGATACAGTATCAATCGACAAAGAGGCTGACGAGATTAACTACAATGTTATCGGCGGCGGAAAGGCTTCGGGCATTTGTGGTTCTGGTGTTGTTTCTTTGCTTTCTGAGATGTTAGAAACCAACTTACTCCTGAAAACAGGATCCATCAACCGAGAATTGGATAGCACTCGAATCAAAAGCTCTGGTTCCGTAAGGTACTTCGAAATGGCAGAGAAGAACCAAGACTCTTCTGAATGCGATATCTACCTAACCCAACCTGAAATCCGAGATTTACAACTTGCTAAATCAGCGATAGCAGCGGGTATCTATGCAGTTATGCGGGAATGCGAAACCTCCGTATCAAGTGTTGCAGAGGTTCACGTTACAGGTTCTTTTGGGTCTTCTTTGGATTTCGAAGCTGCGAAGAATATTGGTATGCTTCCTGCCTTCGAAAATTCATACCACGTGGCAAAAGCCGATGGGCCGAGTATGGGCGCAGCGAAGATTCTCTGTGAACCTAGAATAAAGGAAAGATGTCACCAATTGACATTGGATGCACATTATGTCGATCTTGAACATAACCGCTTCTTCAATCGAGCTTTCCCAGTAACCAGACTCTTCCAACCTTGGAGCTCGCTAATGGTGAATATGAACGAAAGGTGAGCTCACCTTTCGGACCATATCTCTGCGTTGCT
Encoded here:
- a CDS encoding hydroxymethylglutaryl-CoA reductase, degradative, which encodes MVKDSRLSGFYNLPREKRIDKLMQLTGLDEETLGPLINPGQIEMGILDHMIENVIGSMTLPLGIATNFKINGTDYLVPMAIEEPSVVAAASHAAKIARIHGGFKAVQRDSMMIAQIQAVKVPAPHSASIDVLNAKDEILELANEQDPILVKLGGGAKDLRTRVIHTRRGPMMIAELLVDTKDAMGANAVNTMAEAVAPLIEEITGGQVLLRILSNLADRRLVHASAKFDAEELGGEQVVDGILDAWAFAEADPYRCATHNKGVMNGIDAVIIATGNDFRAIESGAHSYAAIGGYSSLTKYEKGKDGNLIGSIELPLAVGLVGGATKVHPVARACVDILGVDTADELAEVVASVGLAQNLAALRALASEGIQEGHMALHARNVAATAGASGEEIQKVADILVKEGKINTERATEILQELRKS
- the glyS gene encoding glycine--tRNA ligase, translated to MSGDRDFSDVISALAIKRGFFWGPSPEIYGGSSGFYDLGPLGKLLKNRLERVIRKEFVKADFWEIESPTVAPREVWEASGHLEGFIDPIVTCDKCGQTYRADTLIKQEAPDVKVEAMSLEDMSNTIQELEIECPSCSGSFGEVESYNLMLKTRLGLDQEAYLRPETATTTYLLFKRLMTFFRDKLPASVFQIGKAYRNEISPRQGLLRLREFTQVEGQIFITDEDEEDWPDYETIKQVEMPLLSAEAQLEKEDAEVSMTEVGDAKENDHFETEAYAWCVYLAYEIFSGMGFTDSNMRLRQHLPDERAHYAKDAWDVEIHTDSFGWIECCGVHDRGDYDLKRHQEYSGESMTVNVGDKKVVPNVLEIAFGVERPLYCLIDNAYRKDEKRVWLKFEPEVAPVQVAVFPLMSKDKLMKPAREIYEDISESGLICQFDYSGSIGRRYRRQDEIGTPFCITIDYDTLEDRTVTIREIESMKQIRRHKDELVSVLTDLVKGRKDFQVLLEREN
- a CDS encoding universal stress protein — its product is MSEDVEPKKETRAEIDRILVAVDGSEHSDKAVKYACSIGPNMNAEVILLHVVPMLVSATPYHDTVSDQPFLALQKVGEDILTKAKNLASNLDCEVTDLIDHGDPASRIIEIAEEKNADLIIMGSRGLSGLKRLFVGSISDKVTNHAKCPVMLVR
- a CDS encoding DUF4445 domain-containing protein, with the translated sequence MAGVTVDIGTSKIVVRLTRSGTPPPIAERVLPNPQSFAGSDIISRARYAVASSSQAKKLRAVTVEAIDSAIHDMLHYQTLGREELGEVVVVGNTVMHHLFHGLELDSLLSHPYTPSSRRVIETFAPTAGLPSAGSVPCYSPAVIAAFVGSDASANLASSEVWEYTEPVLILDIGVNTEILLWDGEKLWVASVASGPAFEGMSFACGVEAGNGAIDTVSIDKEADEINYNVIGGGKASGICGSGVVSLLSEMLETNLLLKTGSINRELDSTRIKSSGSVRYFEMAEKNQDSSECDIYLTQPEIRDLQLAKSAIAAGIYAVMRECETSVSSVAEVHVTGSFGSSLDFEAAKNIGMLPAFENSYHVAKADGPSMGAAKILCEPRIKERCHQLTLDAHYVDLEHNRFFNRAFPVTRLFQPWSSLMVNMNER